The Candidatus Poribacteria bacterium genome includes the window AGCCGTAGTGAGGGAGTTGAGAGGGGAAAAGATAGATATCATAGAATGGAACCCCGATCCATCGATCTTCGTGGCAAACGCCCTCAGCCCCGCCAAGGTCAGCAAGGTGATGATCGACGAGGAGGATAAAATCGCCCGCGTGGTCGTTCCGGACGATCAACTCTCGCTCGCCATAGGTAAGAGAGGTCAGAACGCCCGTCTGGCGGCAAAGCTGACGGGCTGGAAGATAGATATAAAGAGCGAATCTCAGATGAAGGAGGAGCTGAAAGAGGTTATCGTCAAATCCCTCTTCAAGGATGAAGAGGAACCGGAGGTGAAATCGATAGATGGGATCGGACCGAAATTGGCGGATGGGCTTCACGAGAGCGGCTTTGATTCGGTCGAGTCGATCGCTCACGCGGGATTGGATGAGCTGGCACAGGTGCCCGGAATCGGGACGAAGACCGCCGAGAGGATCAAAAAGGCCGCAATGGAGATGCTCGGCCTGACAGATGAGCCGGGGGAAGGTGATGAGGAAAGCTCCAATTAGAACCTGTATCGGATGCGGCAGAAAATCCCAAAAATGGGATCTCATCAGGATAGGCCATACCAAGGACGGTAGGCTGTTGATCAGCCTCGACGCGAAAGGAGAGGGCAGAGGCGCTTATGTCTGCCCAAATCCAAAATGCATTCAGGCCGCTATGAACCCGAAGAAATTGAATAGATTCCTCCGGGCTCAGCTCGATCAGGACCGTATAGACTCCCTCAAGGCTCAGCTCCTGGAACTTCTCGGCAGATATCGGGGAGGGATCGATAATGGGGAAATCCAGAGGGAAAACGGCAAAGGCGCATATGACAAGGGTTTACGAACTGGCTAGAAAGCTCGGCATATCGAGCAAGGAGATGATCGAGGAGCTTAAAAAATACGGCGTCGATATAAAAACACATATGAGCACCCTCGATCCGGAAACCGTTGAATTGGTCATAGCCGAGTTCGAAGACCGGAGGGCACAGGAGGAAAGGGAGGATCAATCGGAGCCCATCTCTGTCCGACCAGGTATCTCCGTCGGCGAACTGGCAGATCTGATCGGGGCTGATCCGGCAGACGTGATAACGGAGTTGCTGAAACATGGCGTGATGGCCAACGTTAACCAGAAACTGGATGCCGAAGCGATAGCCCTGATATCCGATGAGTTTAACCTGCAGGTGAGGGATGAGGAAGAGGCCGAGCCCGAGGTCGAAGGTGAAAGCCCGGAGGACGAGGAAGAGGAGGAAGCCCTTCAGCTGCGTCCACCCGTGGTCACCGTCATGGGACACGTCGACCACGGCAAAACCACGCTTCTGGATACCATTAGAAAGACGAACGTTACACAGCAGGAGTTCGGAGGGATAACACAACATATCGGCGCGTCCGTTGTGACTCACGACGGCAGGAAGATAGTCTTTATAGACACCCCCGGCCATGAGGCCTTCACCGCCATGAGGGCAAGAGGAGCTCAGGTCACCGATATAGTCGTCCTGGTCGTAGCCGCCGATGACGGCGTTATGCCCCAGACGGTGGAGGCGATAGATCACGCCAGAGCCGCAAACGTCCCGATCATCGTGGCCGTCAACAAGATAGACCTTCCCGAAGCCAGACCAGATAGAGTCCGACAACAGCTCTCCGAACACGGGCTTGTGCCCGAAGAGTGGGGCGGAGAGACGATATACGTGGATGTATCGGCCAAGAGAGGAGATGGCGTCGAAGATCTGCTGGAGATGATACTTCTGCTGGCCGATCTGCTTGAACTGAAGGCCAACCCCGATAAACCGGCTAGGGGCATCGTGATAGAGGCCAGACTGGATAAAGGTAAAGGCCCTGTGGCGACCGTGCTCGTGCAGGAGGGAACCCTGAGGGTAGGCGATTCCTTCATAGTCGGCCTTTATGACGGCAAGGTCAGGGCGATGACGGACGATAAGGGGAAAAGGGTGAAGGAGGCAGGACCCTCCATTCCCGTCGAGATCATGGGGATAAACGGCGTGCCGGAGGCCGGAGACAAGCTGGCCGTGATGGACGAGGAGGAGGCGAGAAAGCTCAGCGAACAGCGCCAGGAGGAACATAGGCTCAAAAATCTCGGCTCACGAAAGGGAGTCTCGCTCGACGAGTTCTTCAGCATGATGAGGGAAGAGGAGGAGAAGAAGCTCCTGGTCATCCTCAAGGGGGATACGCAGGGGACGGTCGAGGCCGTCTCGGATGCCCTGATGAGGCTTCAGGAGAGGGTGGAGAGCGATATCCAACTGGATATCATCCACAGGGGCGTCGGATCGATAACCGAAAGCGATGTGATGCTCGCCTCAGCCTCAGGCGGGATCATCATAGGCTTCAACGTCCGCCCCAGCGGGAAGGTCGCTAAACTCGCCGAGGGGGAAGGGGTTGAGATCAGAACCTATAGGGTGATATACGAGCTGCTGTCCGATATGAGAGATGCCCTGCTCGGCATGTTGGAGCCGGAGGAGAGGGAGGTCATACTGGGAAGAGCCGAGGTCAGACAGGTATTCAGCGTCCCCAGATTCGGCAGAGTCGCAGGTTGCTATGTACTGGAGGGCAGAATGGTGAGAGGGGGAAACCTCAGGGTTATCCGCGATGGTGTCCTCATATATGAGGGGAGACTGGACTCCCTGCGTAGGTTCAAAGAGGACGTGAGAGAGGTGCAAGAGGGTTTCGAGTGCGGCATAGGTATGGAGAGCTTCAGCGACTTCAAAGAGGGCGATATCCTCGAATGCTTTACCGTCGAGCTGGTCAGAAGGTAAAAGGGTGAAATCATGGTGGTTGGGATCTGCACTCTCTATCTTGTCCTGCCCTCCGGAGGCTCACTTAAGGAGAAACGACAGGTCGTAAACAGCATCAGGGATAGGATCAAAAGCCGGTATAACGTCTCCATCGCCGAGGTGGATAACCACAACTCCATCAGACAGATCACCATCGGTATAGCTTGCGTCTCGAACAGCTTGGGACATGCACGGAAGATCATGTCCAACATCATAGAGTTCGTAGGTCAGAACTACATCTATGAGACCTTCGACTACGAGGTGGAGATCATATGAGAAGGATAGATAGACTCGCCCCGTTTATCCAACGTGAGATAAGCGAGATAATACAGAGGAAGATCAAGGACCCGAGGGTCGGCTTCTGCACGGTCACGAGGGTGGAGTTGAGCAATGATCTGAGAGTGGCCAAAATCTGGGTGAGCGTTATGGGGGGAGAGGAAAGGGAGAGGGAGTGTCTTGAGGGGCTGAAAAGGGCTGCCGGGTTCATCAGAACCGAACTCGGTCAGAGCCTTTCGGCTAGGTATACGCCGGAGATAAGGTTCTTCATCGACAAATCGATCGATCATATGATGAGGGTGGACAGGCTTCTCAAAAGCATCCAGGATGAATTGCACCCGGACACCGAGGACGAATCTAAATGAGATAGCCGATCTGCTCAGAAGGGGAGATCGGTTTCTGATAAGCACACACGTGAATCCCGATGGGGATGCGCTGGGTTCACAACTGGCTTTGTATTCGCTGCTGAGGGATATGGGGAAATCGGTTGATGCGGTCAACACCGATCCGGTTCCGCGGATCTACCGTTTCCTGCCCTTCAGCGGTATAATCCAGCGGCATGAAAAAGGGCGATCCTATCGTCCGGAATACTTGATCGTGCTTGATGCGGGCGGATTCGAAAGGATAGGAAGGGATCTGGCCGGATCGATAAAACCGGAGAGGGGGATACTGAACATCGATCATCATTCCGAGTGCCTTCCGTTCGGGGACCTCAATTTCATCGATCCGGACGCCTGCGCCACAAGCGAGATAATCCTCCGACTCATCAGGCTGATGAGGATACCTCTCGGCAGAGAGAGAGCCGTCTGTTTGTACACGGGGATACTGACGGACACAGGTGGATTCAGATTTTCCAATGTCACGCCCGATTGTCTCAGAGCGGCGGCGGATCTAGTTCAAGAAGGGGTGGACGTTCAAAGGATCTATGAAACGGTGTATGAGACCAACACCTTCGGGAGGGTTAAACTGCTGGGAGAGGCACTGAACACGCTCAGACTGGACGAATCGGGGAGGATCGCCTGGATATATGTGACTGGGGAGATGTTCAGACGGACGGGAACCGGCCTAGAGGATCTGGAGGGGTTCATAAACCACGTCAGATCCGTAGACGGGGTCGAGGTTGCTATGATGTTCGTGGAGTTAAATCCATCGAGAACGAAGGTGAGTTTGCGCTCGAGGAATGAGATTAACGTCGCCCGGATAGCTTCCCTTTTCGACGGCGGCGGCCACGAGAGGGCTGCCGGCTGCACGATCGATCTCCCCATCCATCGGGCGATCAAAGCGGTGATGGATGTCGTTAAGGAGGCGTTTTTCGGTGAAAAGTGAGACTCAAGGCCCGCCCGTCAACGGCGTGATCATCCTAGATAAACCCTCTGGAATCACGTCTCGGCGGGCGGTAGACAGGGTCAAAAGGATCTTCGGCGTTAGAAAGGCGGGACACGGCGGCACGCTCGACCCGGACGCCACCGGGGTTTTGATCGTCTGCCTTGGAAGGGCGACCAAACTCTTCCAGTATCTGATAGAGGGGGATAAGGAGTATATCGGCACCATCACGCTTGGCATAGAGACCGATACCCAGGACGCAAGCGGCAAGGTCATCAGACGGAGCGAGGTGAATGTCACCGAGGAACAGGTGAGGGAGGTCGCCTCCAGGTTCATAGGCGAGATCGTTCAGATCCCTCCCATGTATTCGGCCATAAGGGTTGGCGGCAAGAGACTATATAAGCTCGCCAGAAGCGGGCAGGAGATCGAACGGCCTCCGAGGAAAGTAACGATATATGAGCTTGAGATACTGCGGATCGATCCGCCGGAGATCGATTTTCGCGTCGTATGCTCTAAGGGTACCTACATCCGTACCTTGGCCTCGGATATCGGCAGGGAGCTGGGCTGTGGTGGGCATCTGTCCAGGCTCAGGCGGATCAGATCCGGTCCCTTCACACTGGAGATGGCCCTGCCTCTGGGTTTGATCGAGTCTGATCCTCAAATAGCTTATGAGAACCTCCTTTCGATAGAGGAGGTAATCGACATACTGAGACGGGGGTATACGGGGTGAGATGGTTTACCGAGCTTCTAGGGATGAAGCCGCTTGAGGGCCTATCGGCAGTTACTTTTGGCACCTTTGACGGCGTGCATATCGGACATCAGGCCGTCATCGGCCGTGTTGTCGAGGAGGGACATAGATGTGGACTGTTATCCGTCGTCGTCTCCTTCGATCCCCACCCACTCAGGTTTATCGCCCCAGATAAGGCGCCTTCGCTTTTGACGCTCTCGGCCAAAAAGCTGGAGCTATTTGAAGGGCTAGGGGTGGACGTCACGGTGCTTGCCAAGCTGGAACCGCAGTTGGCCGAGATGTCACCGCAGGAGTTCGTCGAGAGGATCCTCGTTGGAAAGCTCGGAGCCCAAAAGGTAGTGGTCGGTCCTGACTGCTCTTTCGGCAAGGGCAGATCGGGGAACGTCGAGGTGCTGAAGGAGATGGGAGGGAGGTTCGGATTCAGCGTCTATGTGGTGCCCAAAAAGAAAATTAACGGCGCTCCGATCAGCAGCACGAGGGTGCGCAATGCGATCAAAGCTGGCGATCTAAGGCTGGCTGAGAGGATGTTGGGGAGGAGATACTCCATCCTCGGTAGGGTGATCAAGGGTGAGAGGATAGGCAAAAAAATAGGTTATCCAACGGCGAACCTCGATACGGACGATCAGCTTCTCCCCCCAAAGGGAGTCTATGCCGCTCGGGTTAAACTTGATGGGAAAAGGTTCAACGGACTCCTTTACATAGGCGAAAGGCCGACCTTCGAGGGCAGGGAGATGAGGATTGAGGTTCACATCTTGGATTTCAACGGGGATATCTATGGAAGATGGCTGGAGGTCGAGTTCGCCGAAGCGATCAGGGGCGAAAGGCGATTCGCCTCGGCGGAGGAGCTCGCCGGGCAATTAGCGCAGGATGAGAGGATCGCCAGGAGGATATTGGAACGGTAAGGGACGATCCATTTACAAAATGGTTTTTTTATGTTATATTTTGTTTGAATACCATCGGAGGTGAAGGATAAAGTGGGACTGAAGGAACTGAAACAGTCTGTGATCGCTGAATACAAAAGAGCCGAAAACGACACAGGTTCACCTGAGGTACAGATAGCGATCCTGACGGCCCGAATCAATCATCTCACCGAACATCTCAAGGTTCACAGGAAGGATTATCACTCGAGGCTGGGGATGTTCAAAATGATCGGCAAGCGCCGAAGGTTGATGAGATACCTCTATAGGGAGGATTACGACCGATACAAGGCGCTTATCAGCAAACTCGGTATCAGGGACCCGTTCTCAAGAAGAGGGTAGGCTGGGGCCCTGAAAAGGAGGAGGAGTTAGCTTGAGCGAGGATGTAGTAAGACGCGAATTGAAGATAGGGAATGAAACGCTGGTTATCGAAACCGGCAGGATGGCCAAACAGGCGGACGGCGCTGTATTCATCACGTATGGCGGAACAGCCCTGCTCGTGACGGCGGTTGCATCGAAGGAGACCATCGAGGAGGATGAGTTCTTCCCCCTGACGGTGGATTACAGGGAGAGAGCATATGCTATAGGTAGAATTCCGGGGGTATACGGTCGTAGGGAACCGCGTCCCGGCGTCGGCGAGACGTTGATAGCGAGGCTGATCGATCACTGTATCAGGCCTCTTTTCCCCAAAGAGTTCAGACATGAGGTGCAGGTCATAGCCATGACGCTATCCTCCGATCAGGAGAACCCGCCTGAGACGATAGCGCTTATCGGTGCTTCGACCGCACTCTGCATCTCGGATATCCCCTTCAACGGTCCCGTCGCCGCCGTCACGGTGGGCAGGATCAACGGCGAGTTCATCATCAACCCGACCTATCAGCAGATCGATGAGAGCGACATAGAGCTCTTCGTCACGGGTAACAGGGAGGCCATCATGTCGGTGGAGGGCGGGGCAGATCAGGTGCCTGAAGATGAGGTGATCGAGGCGATAAAATTCGCTCACGAACACCTCGGTCCGATAATCGATCTCCAGGAAGAGCTCGTCCGAGCCGTCGGCAAACCGAAACGCCCCATCGAACCCAGAGAGAGGGATGAGACGGTGACCTCTAAAGCGAGGGATCTGGCGCTCTCACGGATCAGAAATGTCATCGGCATATCGAGCAAGCAGGAACGAAGGGAACAGATGGAGGAGATCGTCGAGGATATCGTCACCGAGCTGATAGGTGAGATCCAACTGGATGACCAGGAACCCGCGGATTACGCCAAGGATGTAGCTGAGGTTATATCCGAGCTTGAAAAACAGGAGATGCGTCGTTCGATCATCGAGGAGGGGAAGAGGATCGATGGGAGAACACCGGATGAGATAAGGCCCATAACGGCCGAGGTCGGCGTGCTTCCCAGAACTCACGGCTCAGCGCTCTTCACCAGAGGACAGACCCAATCCCTCTGCACCGTCACGCTTGGAACATCCGCCGACGAGGAGGTGGTCAAAGACCTGGAAGGGGAATGGATGAAACATTTCATCCTTCATTACAACTTCCCTCCCTTCTGTACAGGGGAGGTCAAGCCGATAAGAGGCCCGAGCCGAAGGGAGATAGGTCACGGGGCGCTGGCAGAAAGGGCGCTTGAACCGGTGATACCCTCCAGAGAGGAGTTCCCGTATACGATCCGCGTCGTATCGGAGATACTGGAGTCAAACGCCTCTTCGTCCATGGCGACCGTCTGCTCCGCGACGCTCGCTCTCATGGACGCCGGAGTCCCCATCAAAGAGCCCGTGGCAGGAGTTGGGGTCGGACTGGTTAAAGAGGGGGAGAAAGAGGTGATCCTCGTCGATATGGTCGGCGAGGAGGATTTCCTGGGCGACATGGATTTTAAGGTGGCGGGCACGAAACGGGGTGTCACCGCCGTACAGATGGATATCAAGATAGAGGGTATTACGATCGAGACCATGCGTAGGGCGATTCATAAGGCGCGTGAGGCGAGGATGATCGTGTTGGATAAGATGGCGGAGGTGATCGATAGACCTCGACCCGATATCTCGCCCTACGCCCCGAGGATATTCACGATGAAGATCCACCCCACCAAGATCAGAGAGGTCATCGGCCCCGGAGGAAGCGTGGTCAGGAAGATCCAGGAGGAAGCCGGTGTGCTCATCTCCATACAGGAGGACGGGGTGGTTGAAATCGCCGCCGTTAACGCCGAAAGCGCCGAAAAGGCCAAAAAGATGATAAACGATATCGCCGCCATGCCCGAAGTCGGTAAGGTCTACTCCGGAAAGGTCACCAGAACCACCTCCTTCGGCGCCTTCGTCGAGATACTGCCGGGACAGGAGGGGCTGATCCATATCTCAGAACTCGCCGACGGATACGTGCGAAGGGTGGAGGATGTGGTCAAGGAAGGCGATACCGTCAAGGTCAAGGTGATAAGCATAGACGACCACGGCAAGGTGGACCTGACGCTCCTTCATAAACCCACATTGCGTAGAGGCGGCGGTAGAAGAAACGATAGATCCTCATCGAGGGATAGGTCTAAAAAGAGCCCTCGGGTTCCAAGGATACGATATTAAACCTCAGGAGGAGAGTGGCCCATCGTGGCGTTCGCCCATAACCTCAGATCGTTATTGCGTTATCATAGGGTTTATTGGGTTGGGAGTTCAACGAAACCCAATGAACCCAACAAACGCAATAACCTCCCGATCTTCGGAATCATAGCTTTTATCCTTTTATCTTTGACCCTCCTCGGCTGCGGATATGTGACCAAATCGAACTATCTGCCTCATATAAAGAGTATCTATATCATGCCGGTTGAAAACCAAAGCCCTCTGTTTGAGGATGAAGAGGCGCTTACCGAAGCTTTGAGAAGGGAGTTCAGGAAAAAATGGGGGCCGGGGGGAGATTCCACCCTGAAGGTGACGATCAAAGAGTTTAAGGTCGAACCTATATCCTTCGATGTCAACAACTTCCCTGAACAATACAGGATGACCTTGGTGATAGATTATACCTTCGAGGATAACGTGAAGAAACGGATCATCGATAGCAAACAGGATTACGTTGAGAGCCATGATTTCTATGTCGTCCAGGGACGAGGCGTCGAACCTGAGACGGAAGAGGAGGCCAAGGCGAAACTCATCGAGGAGCTGGCCAGGGATTTATACAACAACCTGGCCGAACAATGGTGATCGGAGGGCTTCTATGCGTAGGTTTGCCGTCATCCTGATCTCAATCCTGATCCTCCAGATCCCCCCATATGCCAACTGTCAATGGCAGCTCATACGAAGCCGGGGATGGAAGACCCATTATCGAGGCATCACCTTCACATCGCCAAAGGAGGGGTGGATCTGCGGGTTGAGCGGCGTCGTCGCCCACACGACCGATGGGGGGAAAAGCTGGAACGAAGTGCCCACAGGGGTGAACGTGACCTTACACGATATCACCTCAGCCGGTAAAACCATATGGGTTGTCGGCGATAAAGGGGTAGCGCTCCGTTGGAGCAAGGGCAGGGGATGGGTGAGATCCAAAACCGGCAC containing:
- a CDS encoding YlxR family protein, which translates into the protein MRKAPIRTCIGCGRKSQKWDLIRIGHTKDGRLLISLDAKGEGRGAYVCPNPKCIQAAMNPKKLNRFLRAQLDQDRIDSLKAQLLELLGRYRGGIDNGEIQRENGKGAYDKGLRTG
- the infB gene encoding translation initiation factor IF-2, which encodes MTRVYELARKLGISSKEMIEELKKYGVDIKTHMSTLDPETVELVIAEFEDRRAQEEREDQSEPISVRPGISVGELADLIGADPADVITELLKHGVMANVNQKLDAEAIALISDEFNLQVRDEEEAEPEVEGESPEDEEEEEALQLRPPVVTVMGHVDHGKTTLLDTIRKTNVTQQEFGGITQHIGASVVTHDGRKIVFIDTPGHEAFTAMRARGAQVTDIVVLVVAADDGVMPQTVEAIDHARAANVPIIVAVNKIDLPEARPDRVRQQLSEHGLVPEEWGGETIYVDVSAKRGDGVEDLLEMILLLADLLELKANPDKPARGIVIEARLDKGKGPVATVLVQEGTLRVGDSFIVGLYDGKVRAMTDDKGKRVKEAGPSIPVEIMGINGVPEAGDKLAVMDEEEARKLSEQRQEEHRLKNLGSRKGVSLDEFFSMMREEEEKKLLVILKGDTQGTVEAVSDALMRLQERVESDIQLDIIHRGVGSITESDVMLASASGGIIIGFNVRPSGKVAKLAEGEGVEIRTYRVIYELLSDMRDALLGMLEPEEREVILGRAEVRQVFSVPRFGRVAGCYVLEGRMVRGGNLRVIRDGVLIYEGRLDSLRRFKEDVREVQEGFECGIGMESFSDFKEGDILECFTVELVRR
- a CDS encoding DUF503 domain-containing protein; this encodes MVVGICTLYLVLPSGGSLKEKRQVVNSIRDRIKSRYNVSIAEVDNHNSIRQITIGIACVSNSLGHARKIMSNIIEFVGQNYIYETFDYEVEII
- the rbfA gene encoding 30S ribosome-binding factor RbfA — encoded protein: MRRIDRLAPFIQREISEIIQRKIKDPRVGFCTVTRVELSNDLRVAKIWVSVMGGEERERECLEGLKRAAGFIRTELGQSLSARYTPEIRFFIDKSIDHMMRVDRLLKSIQDELHPDTEDESK
- a CDS encoding bifunctional oligoribonuclease/PAP phosphatase NrnA; protein product: MNCTRTPRTNLNEIADLLRRGDRFLISTHVNPDGDALGSQLALYSLLRDMGKSVDAVNTDPVPRIYRFLPFSGIIQRHEKGRSYRPEYLIVLDAGGFERIGRDLAGSIKPERGILNIDHHSECLPFGDLNFIDPDACATSEIILRLIRLMRIPLGRERAVCLYTGILTDTGGFRFSNVTPDCLRAAADLVQEGVDVQRIYETVYETNTFGRVKLLGEALNTLRLDESGRIAWIYVTGEMFRRTGTGLEDLEGFINHVRSVDGVEVAMMFVELNPSRTKVSLRSRNEINVARIASLFDGGGHERAAGCTIDLPIHRAIKAVMDVVKEAFFGEK
- the truB gene encoding tRNA pseudouridine(55) synthase TruB, whose amino-acid sequence is MSLRRRFSVKSETQGPPVNGVIILDKPSGITSRRAVDRVKRIFGVRKAGHGGTLDPDATGVLIVCLGRATKLFQYLIEGDKEYIGTITLGIETDTQDASGKVIRRSEVNVTEEQVREVASRFIGEIVQIPPMYSAIRVGGKRLYKLARSGQEIERPPRKVTIYELEILRIDPPEIDFRVVCSKGTYIRTLASDIGRELGCGGHLSRLRRIRSGPFTLEMALPLGLIESDPQIAYENLLSIEEVIDILRRGYTG
- a CDS encoding bifunctional riboflavin kinase/FAD synthetase, with the protein product MRWFTELLGMKPLEGLSAVTFGTFDGVHIGHQAVIGRVVEEGHRCGLLSVVVSFDPHPLRFIAPDKAPSLLTLSAKKLELFEGLGVDVTVLAKLEPQLAEMSPQEFVERILVGKLGAQKVVVGPDCSFGKGRSGNVEVLKEMGGRFGFSVYVVPKKKINGAPISSTRVRNAIKAGDLRLAERMLGRRYSILGRVIKGERIGKKIGYPTANLDTDDQLLPPKGVYAARVKLDGKRFNGLLYIGERPTFEGREMRIEVHILDFNGDIYGRWLEVEFAEAIRGERRFASAEELAGQLAQDERIARRILER
- the rpsO gene encoding 30S ribosomal protein S15; this encodes MKELKQSVIAEYKRAENDTGSPEVQIAILTARINHLTEHLKVHRKDYHSRLGMFKMIGKRRRLMRYLYREDYDRYKALISKLGIRDPFSRRG
- the pnp gene encoding polyribonucleotide nucleotidyltransferase, which codes for MAKQADGAVFITYGGTALLVTAVASKETIEEDEFFPLTVDYRERAYAIGRIPGVYGRREPRPGVGETLIARLIDHCIRPLFPKEFRHEVQVIAMTLSSDQENPPETIALIGASTALCISDIPFNGPVAAVTVGRINGEFIINPTYQQIDESDIELFVTGNREAIMSVEGGADQVPEDEVIEAIKFAHEHLGPIIDLQEELVRAVGKPKRPIEPRERDETVTSKARDLALSRIRNVIGISSKQERREQMEEIVEDIVTELIGEIQLDDQEPADYAKDVAEVISELEKQEMRRSIIEEGKRIDGRTPDEIRPITAEVGVLPRTHGSALFTRGQTQSLCTVTLGTSADEEVVKDLEGEWMKHFILHYNFPPFCTGEVKPIRGPSRREIGHGALAERALEPVIPSREEFPYTIRVVSEILESNASSSMATVCSATLALMDAGVPIKEPVAGVGVGLVKEGEKEVILVDMVGEEDFLGDMDFKVAGTKRGVTAVQMDIKIEGITIETMRRAIHKAREARMIVLDKMAEVIDRPRPDISPYAPRIFTMKIHPTKIREVIGPGGSVVRKIQEEAGVLISIQEDGVVEIAAVNAESAEKAKKMINDIAAMPEVGKVYSGKVTRTTSFGAFVEILPGQEGLIHISELADGYVRRVEDVVKEGDTVKVKVISIDDHGKVDLTLLHKPTLRRGGGRRNDRSSSRDRSKKSPRVPRIRY
- a CDS encoding LptE family protein — encoded protein: MAFAHNLRSLLRYHRVYWVGSSTKPNEPNKRNNLPIFGIIAFILLSLTLLGCGYVTKSNYLPHIKSIYIMPVENQSPLFEDEEALTEALRREFRKKWGPGGDSTLKVTIKEFKVEPISFDVNNFPEQYRMTLVIDYTFEDNVKKRIIDSKQDYVESHDFYVVQGRGVEPETEEEAKAKLIEELARDLYNNLAEQW